The sequence below is a genomic window from Bactrocera neohumeralis isolate Rockhampton chromosome 4, APGP_CSIRO_Bneo_wtdbg2-racon-allhic-juicebox.fasta_v2, whole genome shotgun sequence.
TTTCaataattggaagtgaagttattgtgttttaagtgtcagtatgtttgtgttatcggtgcgaaaatgagcttcaaacaaagagccaacattaaattttgtttaaaattgacaaaacttttaccgaaacgtttcaattgatgaaacaagtttatggcggtgattacctatcccgtagcagagcgcacgagtggtttcaacgttttcaaagtggtcgtgaggacataaatgacgatcaacatgtgggccaatcaaaatccgtgatcacaagaaattccatcgaaactgtgcttgaattcatcaaaaatcagccgaaatcatcattgaaattcatggaaatgaaattgaacatctccaaaacatcattttgagcttacgaaaggtgtgtgcacggtttgttccgcacaaattgactgacgaccaaaaattgctcagaatccaacattcgaaggacatcattaaagaggttaaaaaggacaaaaacttcctttacaatattgtgacggttcacgaaacgtggtgtttcccatgacgatttcttccttttcggaaaaatacatttgccattaaaaggaaagcgttatgcagaggccattcaaaaggcttgcaccggcatgctggcggccataccggccaacaagctaaaacactcgttcgacatgcttttggaaaaaactgtattgaagcagaaggagactattttgaataaaataaattgattttgcgaaaaaatcatttctcctgttttttttttaagtactgTTTACTtcggaacgcaccttgtatttacccgatttaacccatttttgggCCCAAGGCTGATCTTCACATATTTGGTGTCTGGGTTCTGGAAAAGTTATAGTCTGAGTTTCGGGTGTAAGATTAGATACCTTGAGGGTAATATACACTGCTGGTCAATAGGTTAGACGCACGTTTACTTGCAttacacttgtttaaatatttattattttaatgatcattgaaaaaagttgaaatgcaaaaacatggataaattaatgataatttaaatataatattcaaatatttattcaaacttaacaaaattgtgtttttcaaacattttcttaaagCTACTCAAAAAAAGATGCCTTTTTCTTGGTCATTAGAATAGACGCAcataagcttttaaattttttataagaaaagaatttttttaacttaaatttttagttcgcataactatttgatttattagaaataataaaataataatttcagcaATTACTTCCTCCTTTGTTAGTAATAACTTCATACATCCGGTCATTCATAGAGTGATACAGGGAATCTATGTAGCTCAAGCAAATTTCCCTCCAAGCATCTTTAATAGCTGCAGTTAATGTCTCCTTATCTCCGTATTGCTTTCCTTCTTCGTATACCTTCCGTGTTAGCCAGccccaaacattttcaattatgttaagatctggagaatatggtggCCAGGTCATGACATTAACGTTTTGACTCGAAATAAATGACTTTACTACTCGGGCGTTATGAATGGGAGCATTGTCTTGTTGCAAAATCCAAGGAATTGGTCCTAAGAGATCTCTTAATTGTGGAAATACGTACTCCAGCAATGTTTTGAAGCGACCGCCGTTCATCTTCTGATCGATAAAAACCAAGTCAATCGTTCCATAAAACGTAATGGCACTCCATACCATGACTCCACCTTCTCGGCTGTGGTGGCGACTTAAATATAACTCATCTTTCCGCAAATCGTGATAATAGTATTGAAAGCCATCAGGGCCATCtaaattaaaacgtttttcatcggtaAAGACCACTGAACGCCAATCATTAAGTCGCGTGCCAGACTGAACGTCATGTATTCTTTCGCGAATCGAAGCCGTTTTTCTTTGCGTAGTTCATTCAGAGGGGGTTTTTTCTCGATTTTTAAACGCTTTAGGTGTTCTGCATTTCTGATCGTCCGCTAAACAGTTGAAAGGCTTGCTTTTACTCCGGCTAATTCCTTAACCTTAGCTGCAGACTCAGTcgaatttgaagcaattctaaCAATTTTGCGTACTGATTGTTCAGATAGGGCTTTCTTATTTCCTTTATAGTTTTTTCCATATTCCTCTGGATCCTTTAAATATCTATCAACGGTTCTGGAGCTGCGTTTTATCTGTTTGGCGATGTTTCGATTGGATAGTCCTTGGGAGTGAAAAAAGTCTTCTTTTTCACGTTCCAATAAGCTCAGAATAGTAGCTTTTCCCATTATTACTTTAAATGTATCtcgaaaacaatttatttgtttatttttagtattttctcaataaaaaaacCTGCACTTGCTTACGCAAGACAAAGAAATGTAAAGTGCGTCTATTTCAATGATCAACCGTAAGCGCACATGATTGCTTTAGACATTTCTGAAAACTTCGAatgtacagttattttttcGCAAATCAACCAACtatgagcaaatatttttcggaCAAGATTCGAACTTTGATAAGAAAAGCCTTTTGGACAATAAGAACAAACatgattataaataatatataacaatttattaaaaaaccgtTGGTGCGTCTAACCTAAGACCAGCAGTGTATAtagtaaagttttatttattattagataAATTAGAgataatttcattgctatttgATTTCTATaatgtaaagtgaaagaatcagatgaaaATTGAAGGTTTGATATAAGTATGGGAGGTAAAAGTGGTTGCTAACtgatttttcataatattttgaatttggtCAATCAGTTTTGAGATATAGTAATTCGCTCAAAAGTGGGCGGAGCGACActcattgttaaatttttacaccggctcccataaaatTCATACTAAGTCCTATAAAAGTAATTGGAATTGGAATTTATCGTATATTTTCGTTGAAGAATGAAATAAAGCTGTTCTGTTTTctattttcataaacaaaaaaattttatacattttagtgTAAGAATTTTGCCGATACTGGCGGTAGAAACAGAGTTATAAGAACATTTGGTCGCATTCAGTTAGCATCTTGACAGTTTTGTTCCCCATTGTAATTGTCTACAGATTCTCAGCAATTTATATTATTCTGGAATGACTTTCAGTTTGTGGATACGctaaaataaaactttgtttataataaatcaaaaagctAGCAAGCATCAACtacaaataaatgaattttcacTTTCCTACTAaagctttaaatatataaatcataATTAGTTTTTATGGATTGGCTGAATTGGCCAAAAGCCAAGAGagccaaaaaattaattcaagcTATAATTTACACgcacaaacatatttacgtttTTTTGGAACTAATTGGCATAAAATCTGCTCAAGTCACACAAGCATATACACCAAGTGATAAATAGATATCTCAACACCCAGAATAAAAAATAGTCcctaattaatttataattctttaatcTTTCTACTCTTCCCGTTCTTTTTAGCTGCACCCAATCTTCACATGCGAAATACGTGCCAACAGCATCAACACTCCCAGGTTCCCCAAAACCTTCACAACTATCCAGAGTTACGAGCGCTAGTTCAACAAACCCATTAATACGCGCTTTCAAAGATCTGCAAGTGTTTATTGGTGAGCCTCAGAGTTCGGCGAAACTTTCTACGCATTGCATATGCCGTTGAGATTTCTccattatgatttttttctgcGGCAATAAATTACGACATAAATTTACGAAtattatataatagaaataacaaagaacaaatgcaaaagcaaaaacaaaaacaaagactaAGCGTTTACGCGTGAATGGTGAATGAAGATGGTAAGTGAAGAGAAAGAAGCAGAATGATGGTACGATTCTGCTGGCGGGTATAAAAACAGATTTGACAATGCCTGCAGCAGACATTTATTCTATTCTAGACAGTGAAGCAACTTCGGGCTATCGGCACACACTTTTGTTTAATACTTCGACGCACCGAAAGCAAATcctcaaattattaattaaatatggcTAAATTGGTTAGTGTTAAACGCTTTTAATACCTTTTATAATATtctattaaacaaattttttttttcttattttcatttactCCACAAACAGTGCGTGGTCCTGTTCATTTGCGCCTCAGCTTTCGCGCTCGCCACAGCTGCCACCATACGCGATCGCCCCCTGGCGATAGGCAAGCCAGTGGTTGCCGTTGTGCAGACCGAGAAGGAGAAGGAGTTCGTGCCAATTGTGAAATCGGTGGCAGAGCGTAAAGATGATGGCTCTTTCGTCTTCTCCTACGAGGGTGCCGATGGCACGCAGCGTGAGGAGGTTGGCATTGTAAAGAACGCCGGCACCGACGAGGAGACTTTGGAGGTTTCGGGCTCTTACCGTTACTACGATGCCGATGGTCAGCTGATCGAGGTGCGTTATACCGCGGGCGAAAATGGTTTTGTGCCACAAGGCACGAATATTCCACAAGAAATCACGGCAGCAGCGCACGCCGCAGCTGAGGTGGCGCGTCGTCAGCCGGTGGAAGTGAAATGAGGTGCGTGTGTTTGGTCGACAAATCAGTGATTGGAGTAGTTTGAAGTGCTTTATAAGTACGCGTGTCTATTGCtaataaattaaagaattacattttgataataagaaataaaaatacaaaagaaaattatgtaaaaaatttagttaaaagtCTTGTTAATAATTAGCATGAAGTCTGCCGCATTCCGTTGGTGTCATTTGCGCCTGCACACCTTACAAGATTTGTACACAACCTTTTCAAAAGTGACACCTGAAAAATGCTTCAACCAGCCGCATTATCATAAGTAACAGCAAAGTAAACTAACCTAAATGTGAGTAATACACTGTGAATGTGAAATGTGAGCTTTAAACGTTTTTGTGATGGTTGCTGTTCCTCTGGTCCTATATCACCAGATTCGGTAATTTTTGAAGTGATCCTTTTAGGGATGTAAAACATATCGACTtctacaaataattaaattaaaaaaagcaaccAGAATTTTTTAGACCGAagttgaaaatagtttttagtATAGCAGTCAACagtataacatttttattaaataaaaataacgaaatgATGTATATAAATTGCGACAAAAACGCACCCGGAAAATGTAATTTAACTCCCCGggcaaatgatatttcaaaaaaattcaagtaggtaggactgtccttaattactatgccaaatatgagcgcgagcCAGTTTGTTTCAAATCGGATAAAAATATCGGACATATGAATTGTCTCAAATTCTGTATTTCTAATCCTACTTCAAGTGAGGAATCAttgcgaatattggaaaaggttTACGGTGATTAAGCTCTAGACGACTTTCGACCTctttaactgatgaaaatattaaaaaagtggaaGTTAGGACATGAGCTACTTGGCGAAAAAATGCGTGATagtaatgtttatattttttactcctTTACAAAGCAGAGACTTCAAGGAAGAAAAAGAGAATTTCCgattaaaaatggaaaacatatatattgcctactttttaccattttcaaagGTTCCAACCTATTGCAATAGGTAATGAAAACATCCAAGTTATTTCGAATTGATTCCTTATATTTCGAAAATAGCTTCAACCTTATCTGCgaatcaaatctttatatagTGCAAAGTTAAAAACGTTATGATCGATTATGAtcgtatatgtatgttcagAGAATATACTATAAGTAGACTTAGTGTTATGAtcaaaaatattatcatatcttaattcaaatgttggtccatccgttgagttcaattttgtCGTCATTTCAAGTAATGGTCAGGCGTGATTCATTAGAGTTCAATCTCCACAGAAAAAGTTTGTGATAACATGATCGTTCgagaaacgtgaaattatttcaaGTGTTCTCTCAAGTATTGATGCGATGAATGGAAAGTGATGCCGTATTGTTGAAACTAATTTTTGcagagatcacgagctttaatttcggTCATTAATGACGGTCACATTtttaccggcatcattttttagGATATATGAACCAATGAGCCCACCAGCCCACAAATCACATAAACCGTTGTTCTTTTCCTAGATGGAATGGCacctcttgaatcttttcagaaTGCTCTTTCCATaaccattgagtcagaaatcgctgaagaaaatttggctcgaaat
It includes:
- the LOC126754853 gene encoding endocuticle structural glycoprotein SgAbd-9-like, which gives rise to MVNEDVLNAFNTFYNILLNKFFFSYFHLLHKQCVVLFICASAFALATAATIRDRPLAIGKPVVAVVQTEKEKEFVPIVKSVAERKDDGSFVFSYEGADGTQREEVGIVKNAGTDEETLEVSGSYRYYDADGQLIEVRYTAGENGFVPQGTNIPQEITAAAHAAAEVARRQPVEVK